In one window of Prevotella sp. E13-17 DNA:
- a CDS encoding RNA-binding domain-containing protein, with protein sequence MDEKTIKEALRKGERVTLECKRAKAEVPKSVWATYSAFANTIGGLILLGVNEDLQERNILKRYQIVGVDEPMKIITDFWNTLNSDKVNENILLDNDVEVVNVDGAQIVCIHVPQADWRAKPIYLNGNVYKGTYRRNNEGDYHCTEAQVKAMIRDSNVDGNDSILIEYYGMDDIDPDSLRQYRTEFRQENSTHVWNRVDDKTFLRNLGGYTEDRQTGREGLTLAGLMMFGKGLAIRDRFSNFRMDYLDMSHLVGDERYHDRLTYDGLWENNLYQFFRIVSPKVQFDLPRPFKLEKGGKRNDDTPQHEAVREAFTNAIIHCDLMMDAGILRIEKHDDRLCFRNPGLLKLPVEAIYRGGNSKARNPKIQNMLRMIGFGENVGSGFPKIIAAWKETNWGEPQLMNKLDVDEVELVLPVPSVKSSTTELSNELSIELPEGLSIRLSKELSKGLSETAANIYKMIYADNYITRSDIANRIGISVTAVQKHINKLKSLRFIDRDGSTGHGNWRVIK encoded by the coding sequence ATGGACGAGAAAACGATAAAAGAAGCTCTACGGAAAGGTGAACGGGTTACGCTGGAGTGTAAACGGGCTAAGGCAGAGGTCCCGAAGTCGGTTTGGGCAACTTATTCGGCCTTCGCTAATACGATTGGCGGACTGATTCTGCTTGGCGTGAATGAAGACCTGCAGGAGAGAAACATCTTGAAGCGTTACCAGATAGTTGGTGTGGATGAGCCGATGAAGATTATCACGGACTTCTGGAACACCCTCAACAGCGACAAGGTGAATGAGAACATCCTTCTTGACAACGATGTTGAGGTGGTAAATGTGGATGGAGCGCAGATTGTTTGCATTCATGTTCCGCAGGCAGACTGGAGAGCAAAGCCCATCTATCTGAACGGAAATGTATATAAAGGTACGTATAGGCGCAACAATGAAGGTGACTATCATTGTACAGAGGCTCAGGTGAAAGCGATGATACGTGACTCCAATGTGGATGGCAACGATAGCATCCTGATAGAATACTATGGTATGGATGACATTGATCCAGATTCCTTGCGTCAGTACCGTACCGAGTTTAGGCAGGAGAATAGTACCCACGTTTGGAACAGGGTTGACGATAAGACTTTCCTCAGAAATCTTGGTGGCTATACTGAGGACAGACAGACTGGCAGAGAGGGATTGACGCTGGCCGGACTGATGATGTTTGGAAAGGGACTTGCCATAAGAGACAGGTTCTCCAATTTTCGTATGGACTATTTAGACATGAGCCATCTGGTGGGTGATGAGCGGTATCATGACCGACTGACATACGACGGGTTATGGGAGAATAACCTGTATCAGTTCTTCCGCATCGTATCACCAAAGGTTCAGTTCGACCTGCCGAGACCTTTCAAATTGGAGAAAGGCGGCAAGAGGAATGATGACACACCTCAACATGAGGCTGTTCGTGAAGCCTTTACCAATGCCATTATCCACTGCGACCTGATGATGGATGCTGGCATTCTGAGAATAGAGAAGCATGATGACCGTCTATGTTTCCGCAATCCAGGACTATTGAAGTTGCCAGTAGAGGCCATCTATCGGGGCGGTAACTCAAAGGCTCGTAATCCAAAGATTCAGAATATGCTTCGGATGATTGGTTTTGGTGAGAATGTCGGCTCTGGATTCCCCAAGATTATTGCAGCATGGAAAGAAACCAACTGGGGTGAGCCACAGCTGATGAATAAACTGGATGTTGACGAAGTGGAACTTGTACTGCCTGTGCCATCGGTTAAGTCAAGCACGACCGAGTTGTCTAATGAGTTATCCATAGAGTTGCCTGAAGGGTTGTCTATAAGGTTATCTAAAGAGTTGTCTAAAGGGTTATCTGAAACTGCTGCTAACATATATAAGATGATATATGCAGATAATTATATCACAAGAAGTGATATTGCGAATAGAATCGGAATATCTGTAACAGCAGTCCAAAAGCATATCAATAAACTTAAATCATTGAGATTCATTGACCGTGACGGATCTACTGGTCATGGTAATTGGAGAGTAATAAAGTGA
- a CDS encoding glycoside hydrolase family 38 C-terminal domain-containing protein — MSQHKTLIRLYLLFLLVMPQRMSGQTAEGTLFFISNSHLDTQWNWDVRTTISEYVRNTLQQNFTLLDKYPNLVFNHEGAIRYMWMKEYYPELYAQLKEYVAQGRWHISGCAIDANDVMVPSAESVMRNWLCANQFFKQEFGVRGGYDVMLPDCFGFSYALPSLMHHCGFKGFHTAKLAWGSADYDQLPPFGIWQGVDGSQVYAVYKPGAYDNHEQYNKNMATDSEMASIIADNHHKYGVAAEIRYVGPRSDRGGGLQDNASQQGENTPYWLNLSAKTEGATNVKMATPDEIFDFLDQHKNSKYHVKNGELPMRTHGVGAYTSRTMLKRWNRKNELLADACEKAASLAQWLGVQAYPQTEINEAWVRNLWQSHHDGITGTSIPNAYYYSVGDYVLVNKSLAQTMATTAGSIVSRMNTQTEGLPVVVFNPLSFTRTDIVEGKLKTDENPDGIAVFCKDGTEVLSQISHYDETTGELTFIFAATVPSLGYATYDVRLGEASSMTSDLQASKRTRQLSNGQYRLTLSSTGNPMQLINMATGTNLLANSQLQMIYDHEDAWPSWEISYTDIQRQPELVDENVTIELAEDGPLRKSFRVVREKNGSTFVQYVRMNALNNRIDIDNEADWQSRGRMLKACFKTPFGTPKATYDLSLGTIERGNRNRNQYEVQGHQWADLSTTDGSYGLSILNDCKYGWDKPDDYTLRLTLIHTPSTGNNYTYQADQDLGVNLFTYALFPHDGAWSQQTQMAAAQLNQPLLAFTAPKHDGTLNPKASLVSLNTDQVSVKAVKKAEESDELIVRVYEWSGQHHDRVSMTFPADILSAREVNGLEESLGEASYDGRTLVFDIEKYQPKTFAVKLQTTGVQPSSTDETSTTIALPYNADVMSYDSKKNDVQGISDLAYPAEQIPDVLTTGGVAFTMGSRAGGDKNAVRCNQQTIDLTTAKGRKLYLLMASTNKKGTMAEIKIDGQTYHIEVPYYGGVTGQLASPYNTGTHYRQQDVALCTTHSHNISGNSNEAYRFLYIYKYALALPEHAQTLQLPTNNTLYLLAATTSDNPSDDITPLTALNTYINYQELDYLEEGHCGQRLEPQTIAASQQINNNEAGKMAADNDEMTKWCVSGNQNQTPYLEYRFSEPMQICQWMVLNAGNEAGDYITKACKLQRYEGGRWVDVDVVTANRENKIVRGVAPFTTSRVRLQITQGEQQNFTTRINEFAVFGTPASTLSIEDLTVADTNHRRSLLLYGNTPNPCAGMTHIHCQVPPGVDKLTLHLTTIDGRQVCQQDYCVGPGDQQLTWRGMLPEGIYLYYLTAQSKSGTLHTNAKRLFASYH; from the coding sequence ATGAGTCAACACAAAACCTTAATTAGGTTGTATTTATTGTTTCTACTGGTCATGCCTCAGCGCATGTCTGGTCAGACGGCTGAGGGTACGCTCTTCTTCATCTCAAATTCACATTTAGACACACAATGGAACTGGGATGTGCGTACCACCATTAGCGAATACGTGCGCAACACGTTGCAACAGAACTTCACACTACTAGACAAATATCCCAACCTGGTTTTCAATCACGAAGGAGCCATCCGCTACATGTGGATGAAAGAATACTACCCCGAACTCTATGCCCAACTCAAAGAATACGTAGCCCAAGGGCGCTGGCACATTAGTGGCTGCGCTATAGATGCCAACGACGTGATGGTGCCATCGGCAGAGTCCGTGATGCGCAACTGGCTCTGTGCCAATCAGTTCTTCAAGCAGGAGTTTGGCGTGCGTGGAGGCTACGACGTGATGCTGCCCGACTGTTTCGGTTTCTCATACGCCCTACCCTCGCTGATGCACCACTGTGGTTTCAAAGGGTTTCACACGGCCAAACTGGCATGGGGTTCGGCCGACTACGATCAACTGCCTCCCTTCGGCATTTGGCAGGGTGTTGACGGTTCGCAGGTGTATGCTGTCTATAAGCCCGGTGCCTACGACAACCACGAGCAGTACAACAAAAACATGGCCACCGACAGCGAGATGGCAAGCATCATTGCTGACAACCATCATAAATATGGTGTGGCTGCCGAGATTCGCTATGTCGGTCCACGAAGCGACCGTGGCGGCGGTCTGCAAGACAATGCCTCGCAGCAAGGTGAAAACACCCCCTATTGGCTGAACCTCAGCGCCAAGACCGAGGGTGCCACCAACGTCAAGATGGCCACACCCGATGAAATCTTCGATTTCCTTGACCAGCACAAAAACAGTAAATATCACGTAAAGAATGGTGAGCTGCCCATGCGCACTCACGGCGTAGGTGCCTATACCTCGCGCACCATGCTGAAGCGGTGGAATCGCAAGAACGAGCTGTTGGCTGACGCCTGTGAAAAGGCTGCCTCGCTGGCCCAGTGGTTGGGCGTTCAAGCCTACCCACAGACTGAGATCAACGAGGCTTGGGTGCGCAATCTATGGCAGTCGCACCACGACGGCATCACGGGCACCAGCATCCCCAACGCCTACTATTACTCCGTAGGCGACTACGTGCTGGTCAACAAATCGCTGGCACAGACCATGGCCACAACAGCAGGCAGCATCGTCAGCAGAATGAACACACAGACAGAAGGACTACCAGTGGTTGTCTTCAACCCTCTGTCGTTCACCCGTACAGACATTGTGGAAGGCAAGCTAAAAACCGACGAAAATCCCGATGGAATCGCCGTTTTCTGCAAAGACGGCACCGAGGTTCTTTCACAGATAAGCCACTACGACGAGACCACCGGCGAACTGACGTTCATCTTCGCCGCCACCGTACCTTCGCTGGGCTACGCCACCTACGACGTCAGACTGGGCGAAGCCTCGTCCATGACATCCGACCTGCAGGCCAGCAAGCGCACCCGCCAGTTGTCCAACGGCCAATACCGCTTGACACTCTCTAGCACGGGCAACCCCATGCAGCTTATCAACATGGCCACAGGCACCAACCTGCTCGCCAACTCGCAATTGCAGATGATCTACGACCATGAAGACGCATGGCCCTCGTGGGAAATCTCCTATACCGACATACAGCGCCAGCCAGAGCTTGTAGACGAGAATGTCACCATCGAACTGGCCGAAGACGGTCCGCTGCGCAAGAGCTTCCGAGTGGTCAGAGAGAAAAACGGTTCTACTTTTGTGCAGTATGTACGCATGAACGCGCTGAACAACCGCATAGACATTGACAACGAAGCCGACTGGCAGTCGCGTGGACGTATGCTGAAAGCCTGTTTCAAGACACCCTTCGGCACCCCGAAAGCCACCTACGACCTCTCGCTGGGCACCATCGAGCGTGGCAACCGCAACAGGAACCAATACGAGGTGCAGGGCCACCAGTGGGCCGACCTTTCGACCACCGACGGCAGTTATGGCCTGTCTATTCTCAACGACTGCAAATATGGTTGGGACAAGCCCGACGACTACACCCTTCGACTGACCCTGATTCACACGCCATCTACAGGCAACAACTACACCTACCAGGCCGATCAGGACTTAGGTGTGAACCTGTTCACCTACGCCCTTTTTCCCCACGATGGGGCATGGAGCCAGCAGACGCAGATGGCAGCTGCACAGCTCAACCAGCCATTGCTGGCGTTCACTGCGCCGAAACACGACGGTACGCTGAATCCCAAGGCCAGCCTCGTCTCGCTGAACACCGACCAGGTATCGGTGAAGGCTGTGAAGAAAGCCGAGGAGAGCGACGAGCTGATTGTGCGCGTCTATGAATGGAGCGGACAGCACCACGACCGCGTCAGCATGACATTCCCCGCCGACATCCTCTCGGCTCGTGAGGTCAACGGACTGGAAGAATCACTTGGCGAAGCCAGCTACGACGGTCGTACGCTGGTCTTCGACATCGAGAAATACCAACCCAAGACCTTTGCCGTGAAGTTGCAGACGACCGGCGTACAGCCCTCGTCAACCGACGAGACTTCAACAACCATCGCCCTACCCTACAATGCCGACGTGATGAGCTATGACTCGAAGAAGAACGATGTGCAGGGCATCAGCGACCTGGCCTATCCTGCCGAGCAGATACCCGATGTGCTGACCACGGGTGGTGTGGCATTCACCATGGGCAGTCGCGCAGGTGGCGATAAGAATGCGGTGCGCTGCAACCAGCAGACCATCGACCTCACAACGGCTAAAGGGCGCAAGCTATACCTGCTCATGGCCTCAACCAACAAAAAAGGTACGATGGCCGAGATAAAGATTGACGGTCAAACCTACCACATCGAAGTGCCCTACTACGGTGGCGTGACAGGTCAGCTGGCTTCGCCCTACAATACCGGCACCCACTATCGCCAACAAGACGTAGCCCTCTGCACCACACACAGCCACAACATAAGCGGCAACAGCAACGAGGCCTATCGTTTCCTATACATCTACAAGTACGCACTGGCCCTGCCCGAACACGCCCAGACACTGCAGTTGCCCACCAACAACACCCTCTACTTGTTGGCTGCCACCACGTCGGACAACCCCAGCGACGACATCACACCGCTGACAGCACTCAACACCTATATTAATTATCAGGAGCTGGACTACCTGGAAGAAGGTCACTGTGGTCAACGTCTGGAGCCACAGACCATTGCAGCCAGTCAGCAAATCAACAACAACGAAGCAGGCAAGATGGCTGCCGACAACGACGAGATGACCAAATGGTGCGTCAGCGGCAACCAGAACCAAACGCCCTATCTGGAATATCGATTCAGTGAACCCATGCAAATCTGCCAATGGATGGTGCTGAATGCCGGCAACGAGGCTGGCGACTACATCACCAAGGCCTGCAAGTTGCAGCGCTACGAGGGCGGCAGATGGGTGGACGTGGATGTAGTGACGGCCAACCGCGAGAACAAGATAGTGCGCGGTGTGGCACCATTCACCACCAGTCGCGTGCGCCTGCAGATTACACAGGGCGAACAGCAGAACTTTACCACACGCATCAACGAGTTTGCTGTCTTTGGCACACCCGCAAGCACACTCAGCATAGAAGACTTAACAGTGGCGGACACCAACCACCGCCGCTCCCTATTGCTATATGGCAACACCCCCAACCCCTGCGCCGGCATGACACACATCCACTGTCAGGTGCCGCCAGGCGTTGACAAGCTGACGCTGCACCTGACCACCATAGACGGTAGGCAGGTCTGCCAACAAGACTACTGCGTCGGCCCCGGCGACCAACAGCTCACTTGGCGAGGCATGCTGCCAGAAGGCATCTATCTCTACTACCTGACCGCTCAAAGCAAGAGCGGAACATTACATACCAACGCAAAGCGACTTTTTGCTTCATATCATTAA
- a CDS encoding peptidase M26, with amino-acid sequence MLASLGTSAQTEISTAEGLKAMANDLTGEYVLTSDITLSEEWTPIGNAQNPFCGTFNGQGHTINGLRIGGGENLGLFGSASGASIENVRLTNAEVGIYGNGKAVGTIVGNANGVTIKNCFTSGVANGHDHVGGIAGDVRNGSEIINCMSTMAVYSSGYQAGGIAGDNFDGSYTNNLFLGQVYAGNSWNGCGGIVGLQEGPGSCTINGCVAAPVSLGVADGVANYHIHAIVGNPDPDPKAVLNNCLALDPVRYYVGSIRTGADITGGKLDTIVKSQFNGIPKTEAELKQKATYTAIGWNEQAWDMADGRFPVLQGMSVPFDGDYVVHNSLPEFFKGTSVDLAPFSTLDRQVTIISSNPNVIAVDGTKITAVAIGQAVVTISTEGDALIKGFSKSIDITVNSMDTDIKNADELLTKLKQNPSGEFDIVADIDLTGVEFTPLPEFTGKLHGNGHVIRGMRFDNSGQANVGLFSTTRSALIEDLGFEDAYLVGNENVGAVAGHVYGGIVRRIFVMNSYIEGRDHVGSFTGDMSNDFGALSEISDCISDAQVKTRQYQSGGMVGVANGGVLKNCLFSGTAEDLRNNSCNNGFISLIDSDTYPTTITNCFSGAAHINGGDPNTPRIAQSKRDNTVLSNNYVMASTVCNGSFSTVSGSADNEQGAMIDDNTARTKAFYANTLGWDFENTWTFLPNAEGKMFPVLKIMKTPLKTRIIDDEFNSALVYEAGSEFKDLTKVHASWGQALDIKITEGENLVDVVDGTKLYCSDEDGVFLGMGTLTIQANMPSDLAELFTVVGENSFSIPVTANDIVTEISTVEDLKNMKKMPSGKFVLTADIDMKDVEFEGLFNDGNAFSGTFDGQGHRIKNATVNVASGDNKGIFGNVNGGIIKNVAFEDFQVISPNKSANRIGFIGRAENCTIENVALTGKVMGNDHVALLAGDGVNATVENCYVWGEVTANQQIGGIFGCTLDKGATIRNTYYNGKMDAVFRGCAGGFIGLVDVANSEITIEGCVSIGDIWSSSNNWSHAGSFIGKNGAGDTPNGKITFTNNIANQYQDLVGVPENPWPFSNETAEGGFVEYQTDVPTQMLEEQSTYTNIGWDFENIWTFDTNSGYKYPVLKNIGYVPFTLSEENNNPDGIVELNGQQTTVAKKHIYDLNGRQMKGNLKKGVYVVNGNKVVIK; translated from the coding sequence TTGCTGGCATCACTGGGAACCAGCGCACAGACCGAAATCAGCACCGCTGAAGGTCTGAAGGCAATGGCTAATGATTTAACGGGTGAATACGTGCTGACAAGCGACATCACCCTGAGTGAAGAATGGACGCCTATCGGCAATGCCCAAAATCCATTCTGCGGAACATTCAACGGACAGGGCCACACCATCAACGGTCTCCGTATCGGCGGCGGTGAGAACCTCGGTCTGTTCGGTTCGGCCAGCGGCGCCAGTATCGAGAATGTTCGACTGACCAACGCTGAAGTCGGAATCTACGGCAACGGCAAGGCCGTAGGTACCATTGTCGGCAACGCCAATGGCGTCACCATCAAGAACTGCTTCACCTCGGGTGTTGCCAATGGTCATGACCACGTAGGTGGTATCGCTGGTGACGTGCGCAACGGCTCAGAGATCATCAACTGTATGAGCACCATGGCCGTCTATAGCTCAGGCTATCAGGCTGGTGGTATTGCTGGCGACAACTTCGACGGTAGCTACACCAACAACCTGTTCCTGGGTCAGGTGTATGCCGGCAACAGCTGGAACGGCTGCGGTGGTATCGTTGGTCTGCAGGAAGGTCCTGGCAGCTGTACTATCAATGGCTGTGTGGCTGCCCCCGTTTCTCTGGGTGTGGCTGATGGTGTTGCCAACTATCACATACACGCCATCGTGGGTAACCCCGACCCAGACCCCAAGGCAGTGCTGAACAACTGCTTGGCTTTGGATCCCGTGCGCTACTACGTCGGCAGCATCCGCACTGGTGCAGACATCACCGGCGGCAAACTGGACACCATCGTGAAGAGCCAATTTAACGGTATTCCCAAGACCGAGGCTGAACTGAAGCAAAAAGCCACTTACACAGCCATTGGTTGGAACGAGCAAGCTTGGGATATGGCCGACGGCCGCTTCCCTGTACTGCAGGGTATGTCAGTGCCTTTCGATGGAGACTACGTGGTTCACAACAGCCTGCCTGAGTTCTTCAAGGGCACCTCTGTGGATCTGGCTCCCTTTTCTACCTTAGACCGTCAGGTGACCATCATCAGCAGCAACCCCAATGTGATTGCCGTTGATGGTACAAAGATAACCGCCGTTGCCATTGGTCAGGCCGTCGTTACCATCTCTACCGAAGGCGACGCCCTCATCAAAGGCTTCAGCAAGAGCATCGACATCACTGTCAACAGCATGGATACCGACATCAAGAATGCCGACGAGCTGCTGACCAAGCTGAAGCAGAACCCAAGTGGCGAGTTCGACATCGTAGCCGACATCGACCTGACCGGTGTTGAGTTCACCCCACTGCCCGAGTTCACCGGTAAGCTGCATGGCAACGGTCACGTGATTCGTGGCATGCGCTTCGACAATTCCGGTCAGGCCAACGTGGGTCTCTTCTCTACCACCCGCAGCGCCCTCATCGAAGACCTGGGCTTCGAGGATGCTTACTTGGTAGGCAATGAGAACGTAGGTGCCGTAGCCGGTCACGTCTATGGCGGTATCGTTCGTCGCATCTTCGTCATGAACTCATACATCGAGGGTCGCGACCACGTAGGTTCTTTCACCGGCGACATGAGCAACGACTTCGGTGCACTGAGCGAAATCTCTGACTGTATCTCTGATGCACAGGTAAAGACCCGTCAGTACCAGTCGGGCGGTATGGTTGGTGTGGCCAACGGTGGCGTACTGAAGAACTGTCTGTTCAGCGGTACTGCAGAAGACCTGCGCAACAACTCTTGCAACAATGGATTCATCTCTCTGATTGACTCTGACACCTATCCCACCACCATCACGAACTGCTTCTCTGGAGCTGCCCACATCAATGGTGGCGATCCCAACACCCCACGTATTGCACAGTCTAAGCGCGACAACACCGTGCTCTCTAACAACTACGTGATGGCTTCTACCGTTTGCAACGGTTCGTTCAGCACCGTTTCCGGCAGCGCAGACAACGAGCAGGGTGCAATGATCGACGACAACACCGCACGCACCAAGGCTTTCTATGCCAACACACTGGGTTGGGACTTCGAGAACACCTGGACCTTCCTGCCTAACGCCGAAGGAAAGATGTTCCCCGTACTGAAGATCATGAAGACTCCGCTGAAGACTCGCATCATCGACGACGAGTTCAACTCTGCACTGGTCTATGAGGCTGGTTCTGAGTTCAAGGATCTGACCAAGGTTCACGCCTCATGGGGTCAGGCTCTTGACATCAAAATCACTGAAGGTGAGAACCTGGTTGACGTGGTTGACGGCACCAAGCTCTACTGCTCTGACGAGGATGGCGTATTCCTCGGCATGGGTACACTGACCATCCAGGCCAACATGCCTAGCGACCTAGCCGAACTGTTCACCGTGGTTGGTGAGAACAGCTTCTCTATCCCCGTAACTGCCAACGATATTGTTACAGAGATCTCTACAGTAGAAGATCTGAAGAACATGAAGAAGATGCCTTCAGGCAAGTTCGTCCTGACTGCCGACATAGACATGAAGGACGTTGAGTTCGAGGGTCTCTTCAACGATGGCAATGCCTTCTCTGGTACCTTCGACGGACAGGGACACCGCATCAAGAACGCTACCGTAAACGTAGCCAGCGGCGACAACAAGGGTATCTTTGGCAACGTGAACGGTGGTATCATCAAGAACGTAGCCTTCGAGGACTTCCAGGTTATCTCGCCCAATAAGAGTGCCAACCGCATCGGCTTCATCGGTCGTGCCGAGAACTGTACCATCGAGAACGTAGCACTGACTGGTAAGGTTATGGGTAACGACCACGTTGCTCTGCTGGCCGGCGACGGTGTGAATGCTACCGTTGAGAACTGCTATGTATGGGGTGAGGTGACTGCTAACCAGCAGATTGGCGGTATCTTCGGATGTACACTTGACAAGGGTGCTACCATCCGCAACACATACTACAATGGTAAGATGGATGCCGTGTTCCGCGGTTGCGCCGGTGGTTTCATTGGTTTGGTCGATGTAGCCAACAGCGAAATCACCATCGAGGGTTGTGTATCTATCGGCGACATCTGGTCTTCTTCCAACAACTGGAGCCACGCTGGTTCGTTCATCGGAAAGAATGGTGCGGGCGACACGCCTAACGGTAAGATTACCTTCACCAACAACATTGCCAACCAGTATCAGGACCTCGTAGGTGTACCCGAGAATCCTTGGCCTTTCAGCAACGAGACTGCTGAAGGTGGATTCGTAGAATATCAGACCGACGTTCCCACACAGATGCTGGAGGAGCAGAGCACCTACACAAACATTGGATGGGACTTCGAGAACATCTGGACCTTCGACACCAACTCTGGTTACAAGTATCCTGTTCTGAAGAACATCGGCTACGTTCCTTTCACCCTGTCAGAGGAGAACAACAACCCCGACGGCATTGTTGAACTGAACGGACAGCAAACAACTGTTGCCAAGAAGCACATCTACGACCTGAACGGACGCCAGATGAAAGGCAACCTGAAGAAGGGTGTCTATGTTGTGAATGGCAACAAGGTAGTGATTAAATAA